TTATACGGCTTTAATTGCATCAATTATATCAACGCTTTAAGCCGTTTGAGCGGGGCTAGAGAGTTTAAGGGTTGTTATGATAGCTATTTGCATTATCTGGTTTTAAAGCATTTCAATCCCATAAGCGATCCGCGCTTAAGCGCCTTTAATGTTAAGGAATTCAAAAGATACAACGACATTAAAAAGAAAATAGTGAAAGAAAGCGAAGAAAACGCTCAAATTTTTTCTTGTAACAAAATATTAGTGGCTCTTTTAGATGAAAGCTGCTCTATTAAAGTGGGTGTCAGCGGTTTAGTGGCTAATAACTTTTTAAAAAAATACCCTTTCAATCATTCCCTTTGTATCTATAGAGACAATAAAGACGGGTATAGCGGTAGCGCTAGGGGTGATGGGACTTTTTTAAGCCAGATTAAAACCATTCCTCTAATACAAGCTGGCGGGCATGAGGAAGCTTTTGGGTTGAGCTTTGCAAAAGAGGATTTTGAAAAAGTAATCAAAAGCTTACAGGCCTTATAAAGTCAAATAACGCTAAGGCTGAATGTTAAAAAAGAGGACTTGACATGTTGTTGGATTATGATTTTTTATTGTTATTGAATGATGAGAGCGGGAATCCAACCAGATACTACTATTTGTTACAAGATTTTGAAAAGGATTTTGTGGCTAGTAAAGTGGCTCAAAATAGAGCGAAGAGATTCGTTAAGGAGATCATTGGGAGGGAGAAAGCCTCTAAAACTAAAAACAGCGCCATTGAAGTTTCTAACACGAAAGCTTCTGCTGTTAAGAACGAAACGATTGGAAGCGGCGATCTTAAAAAGGTGTGTGAGAAAATCAAAAGCGGACTACCCTTTGGGACTATCTCAGCCTTTAAACCCTTTAAAGACGCTTTTTATAGGGATTTCAATCATAATGAGCAAAAATTACTGATAGTGGCAGCTAAAAGCGGTTGCATTCAATCTAGTGCTGACAAACTGGCTCAGTTAAAAACGCGCTTACTCTATTGGCAGGACAAATCTGTTAAAGTGGATTGGGATAAACCCATTTTGATTAAGGACTTCTTTAAAGGCAATAATTACCTTTATAGGAGGTTGTGTTTTTTATTGGGGAAGCATTTTATGGACAGATTTTTTAAGAATAACGCTAAGGCGAGCGTGAAAGACTTTATATCCAGTAAGGAATTTGTCAGTAAATACCGATACACCCCCAAGCAAAATACAGAAAGAGCGAAAAAGCTGCAATCGTATTTAGAGAGTAAGCGTGATTTTATAGGGTTTGTTCAAACGCTTAACTCTTTGAAAGACAGCCCGCAAGATCCTTTTTTACCCGATGAAGAAATAAGCTTTTTGGTGTTCGCAAATGAGCCTACTATCATATTTAATTTAAGGGACTATTTATTGGTGTTAGCGCAAATATTTAACCAACAAGCGATCTGTTATTGTGATAGCAAATGCCCTATAGAATTAATCAACGCTTCACCGGGTAAGGACTTTAACAAGACACAAGACAGCTTTTCAGACATCAAATTCTCAACGCCCAATCAATTAGAACAATCTCTCAACGCTCTTAAAAACAAGCTAGCTGCATTCTTTTCAAAACACCCTGATAAAAACAATGGTATAGAGTTTAATGAAATCGTTAAGACTCAAATAAAAGCGCTTTATATGCCACAATCTAGCGATGATTTTGATGATTTTCGCAAGGATCTTGAAGATAGCGTTAAAAGTTTTATCAGAGCGAAAAAAAATCGTTATGGTTTTCCTAAAATCTTTGATGTTGCAGACATAGAACAAGAAGAGAGGGAAGTCATTGAATGGCGAGAAAAAAATAGAGCGTCAAAACAAAGCTATAAACAAAACCTTCAAATCAACGAAATCGCTAACGATTTAAAGCATGATAAGGTAGTGGATAAAAGAGCGATTTTAAGCGTGATAGACGCTGATTTAGAGCGTGGTTTTATCCCGCCTAAAGACTTGTTAAAACAATTAGAAAAAATCAGCGCTTCTCTTTCTAAAGACATCGTAATAGCGATAAAGCAAGTAGAAAAATTAGAGCTTAACTACGCGCTAATAGACAATATCCAACACAATACGCTTGATGACACGCTTGATTTTACCTTTATTATTGGGGATTCTTTGAGCGTTCAGTCGCTTTATGTTACCTTTGATCTTGTGATTGACATGGATAGGCCTATGAGCGAGCAGTTCCTCAACCATATTGGGAAATTGGGGAGTTTTGAATCTAGAGAGCGAGCGTTAGAGTGTGTGCGATTAACACAAGCTAAACTGATCATTGAAACGCCTAGGGAAGCGCTAAAAAATGCGGAATTATTGCAAATTGAAGAAATATTGACTGGCTGTATTTTTAATGGCGCTTACCGCCTTCAAAAACGATCTTAAAGGCAATAGACATGAAAACTTTAAGCAAAATTAAAACCACCACAAGGAGGAACAAGCCATGCCAAAAAGATAAAAACTACCAAAAAACATTGAACGACCGATTATAGCGGAATTTAAAACAAATTTTTACCAAGGAGTATTTTATGGGTTTTCAAAACGAAAATGAGTTAAAACTAGGCGCGTCAGTCAAAGCCACAATCAATAACAAAGTGGTGGAGGCTAAAGTCATTAGCATTGGGTTTAATCGTGTAACCTTAAGGAGCCAAAAAGGCAACGAAGCCACATACTTTTTCAATAGCGATAAGTTTTTAAAATGGTTTAAGGAAGTGCCTTTGAATGAAGTTGCGAAAAATCACGCTGAAAAAAGCGGAGAGGATTTGTTGAAAGGCGTTAAAATCGTTACGAGTGGTGCGAGTGTTAAGGACAGGACTTCTACTTCTAAAGAAAAAGAGGATAGGTTTAAACTCGCTTTTGGATTTAAGACTACCGATGATAAGACTAGCTTTGAGATTATTGCGGAGGATTATACTTTAAGCGAGAGAAAAAGTAGGCTCGGTTCGTTATTATCTCCGATGTTTTTTGAGGGGAGTGGTAATCAAGCGTCCGCTATCATTATAACCGCTCTCCATTATGCGAAAGGGCTAAACCGACATAGCGATGCGGAGTGGCGTGCTATGATTGATAACCGAGATGAGGAAAAATGCGAGCTTACGACACTTGATAATTTGGATAGAGTTGGAACGACTTTATTCTGTGGCGTGATTAAAGAGTATGCGGAGGGTAATAAGGAGTTTGAAAAAGAACTTAACGACTTTTCCCCTGATGGTTTTTGGGCTATGACTTTACCTAAAAACAAAAATGAGGCGTTGTTTATCGCTCAATTGCTCTGTGATGGCGGTATCAATAAATATGATTTAACATGCGCAGGTCTTACTGAAAATTTGCTAAAAGACATTTTTAATAATATTGGACTAGCGACTGCTAAAGAGGTTGATGAGCATTTAGCAAATTTAGATAAAGAGGAGGCGGAGTTAAAAGAATAACCCCCCTAGGGGGTCTCCTTTTTTTTAATCTTTTCTTTTATTCTTTTATTTTTTCTTTTTTCATTCCCTCTCTAATCTGTCCATTTAATTTTGTTTAAAATATATTATGTGTATAATCATAAGAAATTTAATCAAAGGTAGTGCCATGCTTATAAACGCTGTCATAGAAAAAGATGAGAATGGGTATTTTGCTTTTGTCCCCTTTCTAAAAGGCTGTGTATCACAGGGGAAAAGTTATGAAGAAGCCCTAAGAAATATTAAAGAAGCCATAGAGCTTTATTTGGGAGATTTAGAAGCCGATGAGTTAGCTTTTCTTTCTAAGAAAAATTCTGTAATAGCACCCATTGAGATAGCTTTTGCCTGAATTGCCACGACTCACAGCTAAAGAAGCGGAGAAGCTATTATTGCAGAATGGATTTGTTTTCTCTAGGCAAAAAGGCAGCCATAGAATTTATGTGAAAGATAAAATCAGGCAGGTTTTGCCTTTTCATTCTGGCGAAATCTTGCACCCTAAAATAGTGAAAGAAATCATGGAAAATATCCTTAAATGAAATCTAAAGAAGTCTTAAAGATCTTAAACAATATAAAAACCCAACAAAAAGCGTTTTTAGTGGGTTTTTGCGTTTAAGAAATCGTGCGCAAATACCCGTTTTCGCTCAGCATGACATACAAGCGCCCCATGATTTCTTTCTTTTCTTCCATGTCCAGTTGGTTGTTGTCTTCAATTTTTTGCTTTAAAAGGCGCTCGATCTCTTTAGTGTCATAGTCCAAATCGTCTAACACATCTAAAATCGTTTGGGCTTCGCAAATATCTTCCACTTCATAATCGCCTTTTTCATCAAAAACCACGCTAAATTCCGTAGGGTGCGTGAATAAATTGTGTTTCATGCCTAAAACTTCTTGATACGCTCCCACTAAAAAGAACGCTAAAAAGTATTCTTCTTCATCTATATCTATATCGTGCAAAAACAAGGGCTTCGTGGAATCAAAAGCGATTTCCCCATCGCTATCGCAAGTAATATCCCACAAGCTCGCGCTCCTGGTGGGCTTTTCATCTAATTTATTCAAGGGCATGACCGGGAAATTCTGTCTCAAGCCCCAATAATCCGGCAAGCTTTGGAAAAACGAGCAATTCAATAAATAGCGCTCTTGGACCTGCTCTTGAATGCGTAAAATATCGTTATGATCCTTAACATAAAGCAACTGCACCGCTTTTTTGACGATCAAATGGGCTAAAACTTCAGTATTGCTCCTGTCAATCAAATCAATATAGCCCAAATCAAAAAGCGTGAATAACGACTCGGTGTGATCAAAACTATCATGCAAGTATTCAATGGCGTTTTTTTCATTGATATTAGCGAGCAAGTCTAGCATTTCATCAATCAAGGGGGGGTTATTACTTTCTTTGATTTTTAGGGATTTT
This DNA window, taken from Helicobacter pylori, encodes the following:
- a CDS encoding type II toxin-antitoxin system HicB family antitoxin, yielding MLINAVIEKDENGYFAFVPFLKGCVSQGKSYEEALRNIKEAIELYLGDLEADELAFLSKKNSVIAPIEIAFA
- a CDS encoding type II toxin-antitoxin system HicA family toxin; amino-acid sequence: MPELPRLTAKEAEKLLLQNGFVFSRQKGSHRIYVKDKIRQVLPFHSGEILHPKIVKEIMENILK